The following proteins come from a genomic window of Alicyclobacillus dauci:
- a CDS encoding ABC transporter permease — protein MINLVRNENTKIYRRTRTWIFFVAVLLGVIAIALVINQNMRVTHVSEDAWKFATTSSSLMSLVTIFTAVIAGDILASEFGSGTIKLLLIRPVSRTKILVSKYFSVLLFAFLFAIGLMIVSWVIGGFFFGFGGPKSVSISPASGTAYQIPASLEMLRSFAFECVPLLMTVTVSFMISALFRSSSLAIAISILLLFVGETISGLLSRFSWDKFILFTNESLSQYFEGQPLVKGMALAFSITVLAVYFIVFHVVAWVAFTRRDVTA, from the coding sequence GTGATCAATCTTGTCCGCAATGAAAATACGAAAATTTATCGTCGTACAAGGACATGGATTTTCTTCGTGGCCGTCCTTCTGGGTGTCATTGCAATTGCGTTGGTTATTAACCAGAATATGCGTGTGACTCATGTTTCAGAGGACGCTTGGAAGTTTGCGACGACATCAAGTTCGTTGATGAGTCTCGTCACCATTTTTACGGCGGTCATAGCAGGCGATATTTTGGCGAGCGAATTCGGTTCTGGTACCATTAAACTGCTATTGATTCGTCCGGTGTCTCGCACAAAGATCCTGGTGTCAAAGTACTTTTCGGTATTGCTGTTTGCTTTCCTGTTCGCTATCGGTTTAATGATTGTCTCCTGGGTAATTGGAGGATTTTTCTTTGGATTCGGTGGCCCCAAATCGGTTTCCATTTCGCCAGCATCCGGTACGGCCTATCAGATTCCAGCAAGCTTGGAGATGCTTCGAAGTTTTGCATTTGAGTGTGTACCGTTACTGATGACCGTTACGGTATCATTCATGATTTCAGCGTTATTTCGCAGCAGTTCCCTGGCCATCGCTATTTCCATCTTGTTGCTGTTTGTGGGTGAAACCATTTCCGGATTATTGAGTAGATTTTCCTGGGACAAGTTTATTTTGTTCACGAACGAAAGCCTCTCTCAGTACTTTGAAGGTCAGCCGCTCGTCAAAGGCATGGCATTGGCCTTCTCTATTACTGTTTTGGCGGTTTACTTTATCGTCTTTCACGTTGTGGCATGGGTTGCCTTTACGAGGCGCGACGTGACAGCGTGA
- a CDS encoding flavin reductase family protein, with the protein MLSLMPEQMTERDNYKFLIGSIIPRPVAFVTTLSETGTLNAAPFSYFNVVTANPPLISVSVQRVNGVPKDTARNAMAQKAFVVHVCDETNVEAINQTSATLPASESEVEFAHLTPVDSLKIPVPGVMEAKIRMECTLETVVQLGGTPPSCDLLIGRVVAYHIDDALYNNGRIDPVKLQPIARLAGNDYARLGDIFTLARPK; encoded by the coding sequence ATGCTGTCACTCATGCCTGAACAGATGACCGAACGAGATAACTACAAGTTTCTCATTGGAAGCATTATTCCACGCCCCGTGGCGTTTGTCACGACATTGTCGGAAACCGGTACACTCAATGCCGCACCATTTAGTTACTTTAATGTCGTGACGGCAAATCCACCGCTCATCTCTGTCTCGGTGCAGCGAGTAAATGGCGTACCTAAAGACACGGCCCGTAACGCTATGGCCCAAAAGGCATTTGTCGTACACGTATGTGATGAGACAAATGTGGAAGCTATCAACCAAACGTCCGCAACGTTACCGGCCTCCGAGAGTGAAGTCGAATTTGCTCATTTGACTCCTGTGGACAGTCTCAAAATTCCCGTACCTGGCGTGATGGAAGCAAAGATTCGCATGGAGTGTACGTTGGAAACCGTCGTTCAACTCGGCGGTACGCCCCCTAGTTGCGATCTTTTGATCGGTCGCGTGGTGGCGTATCACATTGATGATGCATTGTACAATAATGGCCGGATCGATCCAGTCAAATTACAACCGATTGCCCGCTTAGCCGGCAACGACTACGCACGTTTAGGTGACATTTTTACGCTCGCTCGCCCGAAATAG
- the panD gene encoding aspartate 1-decarboxylase translates to MLRKVCKGKLHRLHVTQADLNYMGSITLDAALMHATDIRPHEMVQITNLENGVLWQTYAIPGAEGSGVVCLNGPPARHFQPGDTIIVLSLGWMDEAEWESLRPNVVFVNEMNQITNVVTENPYEVWNELRDNTGRS, encoded by the coding sequence TTGCTTCGGAAGGTTTGTAAAGGGAAGTTACATCGCCTACACGTTACACAAGCGGACCTAAACTATATGGGGAGTATTACACTGGACGCCGCTCTTATGCATGCGACGGATATTCGTCCCCACGAAATGGTCCAGATCACGAATTTGGAAAACGGTGTGCTCTGGCAGACGTACGCGATTCCAGGCGCCGAAGGGAGTGGAGTCGTATGTTTGAATGGGCCTCCTGCTCGCCACTTCCAGCCAGGTGATACCATTATCGTCTTGTCACTGGGATGGATGGACGAGGCGGAATGGGAATCCCTCAGACCGAACGTTGTATTTGTTAATGAGATGAATCAGATTACGAACGTCGTAACTGAGAATCCATATGAAGTTTGGAATGAACTGCGGGACAACACAGGCCGTTCATGA
- a CDS encoding inorganic phosphate transporter — protein MQITAWVIALFFAANIGASGTAAAMGSAYGAGALPRRWMALVLVAIGAFLGAVIGGGTVVKTISGGIVPSTYITVEITVLILIAACATLFFSNLIGVPLSTSEVTVGSVVGVGLAVGHVHTTKLIFIVTVWLVMPFIAMFIAFVLGKIVRVIEPKLVVKAKWVTTALTLLLIVAGCYEAFSAGMNNVANAVGPLVASGLLDIHEGLLWGALFVALGAVFLGGRVLETNARKITKLSLLQGAVVSLTSATLVLIASTFGLPVPQTQATTMSIFGVGQSRVGRDIWRQDVVRRIVKIWIMSPVSSLILSYLLVEILVQRNFIPLVIVLAFALVGVGYASVRLRKRRQQLHQGQ, from the coding sequence ATGCAGATAACCGCATGGGTCATTGCATTGTTCTTTGCAGCCAATATTGGGGCGAGCGGGACGGCGGCGGCAATGGGTTCCGCCTATGGCGCGGGCGCATTGCCACGAAGATGGATGGCCCTGGTCTTAGTCGCAATTGGGGCGTTTTTGGGTGCCGTCATCGGCGGCGGCACAGTTGTCAAGACAATCAGTGGCGGCATTGTTCCTTCCACGTATATTACGGTTGAAATAACAGTGCTGATCCTAATTGCGGCATGTGCTACCTTGTTCTTCTCGAATCTTATCGGCGTCCCCCTGTCCACGAGTGAAGTGACCGTTGGTTCTGTTGTCGGTGTGGGGCTTGCTGTTGGCCATGTTCATACGACAAAGCTTATCTTTATCGTCACTGTTTGGCTTGTTATGCCATTTATCGCTATGTTTATTGCGTTTGTACTAGGAAAAATTGTCCGTGTCATAGAGCCGAAACTTGTGGTGAAAGCGAAATGGGTAACCACGGCGCTAACATTGCTGCTCATCGTTGCGGGGTGTTACGAAGCCTTTTCGGCCGGGATGAATAACGTCGCAAACGCTGTCGGACCGCTGGTCGCGTCTGGATTGTTGGATATTCATGAGGGCCTCTTATGGGGAGCCTTGTTCGTCGCTTTGGGCGCCGTTTTTCTGGGCGGCCGCGTGTTGGAAACGAATGCTCGAAAAATCACCAAGTTGTCCCTTTTACAGGGAGCGGTTGTTTCGCTCACCAGTGCGACCCTTGTTCTGATCGCTTCCACGTTCGGCCTTCCGGTGCCACAAACGCAAGCGACAACGATGTCGATTTTCGGTGTTGGTCAATCGAGAGTCGGTCGAGATATATGGCGGCAAGATGTTGTGAGGCGGATCGTGAAAATTTGGATCATGTCTCCGGTATCGTCGCTCATACTGTCGTATCTACTTGTCGAGATCCTGGTGCAAAGGAACTTCATTCCACTCGTTATCGTCTTGGCGTTCGCACTGGTTGGGGTTGGCTACGCGAGTGTGAGACTCAGAAAACGCAGACAGCAGCTCCATCAGGGACAATAA
- a CDS encoding acetamidase/formamidase family protein, with product MSPENEAALEVEAGSTVIVETCDCFENQIIRSDQDFGTLDWERINPATGPIYVKGAEPGDILVVRIQDIEFEAQGVMTTGPNLGVLGDELKENVIRMISIRDGYAVFSDDIQLPLRPMIGVIGTAPKENAVPCGTPGDHGGNMDCTRITVGATLLLPVNVPGALFALGDLHATMGDGEVAVCGVETAGRVTVQLDVIKGKEWPLPMIVNDDVVLTIASAVTLDDAVTEATKRMVHWLADEFGMDVAEATFLCSAAGDLRVCQVVDPLRTARFEIPRWILQKRGFTGA from the coding sequence ATGTCACCGGAGAACGAAGCTGCTCTGGAAGTGGAAGCGGGATCGACGGTCATTGTGGAGACATGTGATTGTTTTGAAAACCAAATCATACGTTCTGATCAGGATTTTGGCACGCTCGATTGGGAGCGTATCAACCCAGCGACAGGGCCGATTTACGTAAAAGGGGCAGAACCAGGGGACATTTTGGTTGTTCGCATACAGGACATTGAATTTGAAGCGCAAGGCGTCATGACTACCGGCCCGAACTTGGGTGTACTGGGTGACGAACTGAAGGAAAACGTCATACGCATGATCTCTATTCGGGACGGGTATGCCGTGTTTTCGGATGACATTCAATTGCCTTTGCGGCCCATGATTGGTGTCATTGGGACTGCACCAAAGGAAAACGCGGTGCCCTGCGGTACACCAGGCGATCACGGCGGCAACATGGATTGTACCCGCATTACAGTGGGCGCAACGCTGCTACTGCCAGTCAATGTACCTGGTGCCCTGTTTGCACTGGGTGATCTCCACGCGACGATGGGCGACGGGGAAGTCGCTGTATGCGGGGTTGAAACGGCTGGGCGGGTGACCGTGCAACTAGACGTCATCAAGGGCAAAGAGTGGCCTCTGCCCATGATCGTCAATGACGACGTAGTCCTGACGATTGCCTCGGCTGTTACCCTTGATGATGCTGTGACCGAAGCGACGAAGCGGATGGTTCACTGGCTGGCGGATGAGTTCGGCATGGATGTCGCTGAAGCCACATTTCTGTGCAGTGCAGCCGGCGATTTGCGCGTGTGCCAAGTGGTCGATCCGCTCAGGACTGCAAGATTCGAAATTCCCCGGTGGATCCTGCAAAAGCGTGGATTTACGGGCGCTTAA
- a CDS encoding ABC transporter ATP-binding protein, protein MANSVEIRNLTKRIGGKTIVDHLTFDIPQGEVFGLLGPNGAGKTTTIRMLVGLIAMTDGQVLIHGLDVTRNYEQAIRQVGAIVENPEMYKYLSGYENLVLYARMVKGIDKTRIDEVVQFVGLENSIHAKVKTYSLGMRQRLGLAQALLHKPSVLILDEPTNGLDPAGIRELRDHLRRLAKDEGVSVIVSSHLLSEMELMCDRVAIIQHGKLVSVERIDTMVSGDEVEQKVVFVVGNSEQGRSIMSNSPHVKQVQVVDSRIEIITAREHIPAINQQLVEAGVEVFEIRALTRSLEDTFLEMTGGANP, encoded by the coding sequence ATGGCGAACTCTGTAGAAATTCGTAATTTGACAAAGAGAATCGGCGGGAAGACCATTGTCGATCACCTGACATTTGATATACCCCAGGGAGAAGTTTTCGGTTTACTGGGACCAAATGGGGCTGGTAAAACTACAACCATCCGTATGTTGGTGGGACTGATTGCGATGACGGATGGACAAGTACTGATTCACGGATTGGACGTCACGAGGAACTATGAGCAAGCGATTCGGCAAGTGGGAGCAATTGTTGAAAATCCTGAGATGTACAAGTACCTGTCCGGCTATGAAAATCTCGTTTTATATGCCCGAATGGTCAAAGGCATCGATAAAACCCGAATTGACGAAGTCGTTCAATTCGTTGGTCTTGAAAACAGCATTCACGCCAAAGTCAAAACGTATTCGCTCGGTATGCGACAACGGCTTGGTTTGGCTCAGGCGTTGTTGCACAAGCCATCCGTGTTGATTCTCGACGAACCGACAAACGGACTCGATCCGGCCGGTATCCGTGAATTACGCGATCACCTTCGCAGACTGGCCAAGGATGAAGGCGTCTCGGTCATTGTGTCCAGTCACCTGCTGTCCGAGATGGAACTGATGTGTGATCGTGTGGCCATTATCCAACATGGAAAGCTTGTGAGCGTTGAACGGATAGACACGATGGTGTCGGGGGACGAGGTCGAGCAAAAAGTGGTGTTTGTCGTGGGGAATAGTGAACAAGGACGGTCCATTATGAGTAACTCTCCGCACGTAAAACAGGTCCAAGTGGTGGATTCACGTATTGAAATTATTACAGCGCGTGAACATATTCCGGCGATTAACCAGCAACTGGTTGAGGCGGGCGTGGAAGTCTTTGAAATACGTGCGTTGACGAGGTCATTGGAAGATACGTTCCTGGAGATGACTGGGGGTGCGAATCCGTGA
- a CDS encoding MDR family MFS transporter: MKHTMQYDFPPVIWWMLTATGVTRITQFMTMPFMALFMSTHTHASPSVIGLAIGMSPLCATLFSFVGGTLSDRFGRRGLMVAAMIINAIAMCAFATARTIAVFFLISVLTGMSRALFEPASQAMMTDVIEKDKRASVFAMDYWIVNIGASVGPVLGGYFGTVATGVTFYIAAAVSALYAIVIIIRFPESKPQKDQRDHAGFTTSLRVIGMDKALLYFIVASTITSLDYSQFDTTLPQFMQSLFGATGAAKNFSIVFATTGFEVVVLQFIVNRFSSRWSIARTFTISQTLYCISFICLGLSRSLTALLLTTVVLIVGEVMGAPRIGEYVSSLSKNQMRGAYFGANSLANLGLFLGPWLGGILLHRFGGTILFLIVGLTVLASIPFYRLSYRHNAETNSRRWNPDA; encoded by the coding sequence ATGAAACACACGATGCAATACGACTTTCCACCAGTCATCTGGTGGATGCTAACGGCAACAGGAGTTACACGAATTACGCAGTTCATGACAATGCCGTTTATGGCCCTCTTCATGTCCACACATACTCACGCAAGCCCCAGTGTTATTGGTCTCGCTATCGGGATGAGTCCCCTTTGCGCGACACTCTTCAGTTTCGTTGGCGGAACGCTATCGGATCGATTCGGCAGACGTGGCCTCATGGTCGCGGCGATGATTATCAACGCGATTGCCATGTGTGCCTTTGCGACCGCGCGTACCATCGCCGTGTTCTTCCTGATCAGTGTCCTCACAGGCATGTCGAGAGCTTTATTCGAACCCGCGTCGCAGGCGATGATGACGGACGTGATCGAGAAAGATAAGCGTGCATCCGTCTTTGCCATGGACTACTGGATTGTGAATATTGGCGCGTCAGTCGGTCCTGTCTTGGGTGGTTATTTCGGAACCGTTGCCACGGGTGTGACGTTCTACATCGCAGCTGCTGTAAGCGCGCTGTACGCCATCGTCATTATCATTCGGTTTCCCGAGTCGAAACCTCAGAAAGATCAGCGCGATCACGCCGGTTTCACCACATCGCTACGCGTCATCGGCATGGACAAGGCACTTTTGTACTTCATTGTGGCCTCAACCATCACGAGCCTCGACTATTCGCAGTTTGACACGACGTTACCTCAGTTCATGCAATCACTCTTTGGGGCGACAGGCGCAGCGAAAAATTTCTCCATCGTTTTCGCCACCACAGGATTTGAAGTCGTCGTTCTCCAATTCATCGTCAACCGCTTCTCCAGCAGATGGTCAATCGCACGAACGTTCACCATCTCGCAAACGCTGTACTGCATTAGCTTTATATGTCTGGGTTTGTCGAGATCGCTGACCGCCTTGCTACTAACCACTGTAGTCTTGATTGTGGGTGAAGTCATGGGGGCACCGCGAATTGGAGAATATGTCTCCTCCCTTTCGAAAAACCAAATGAGGGGGGCTTATTTCGGTGCAAACTCCTTAGCCAATTTGGGGTTGTTTCTGGGCCCATGGCTCGGGGGCATTCTGCTCCATAGATTCGGTGGTACGATCCTGTTTCTCATCGTCGGTCTAACCGTCCTCGCATCGATTCCATTTTATCGATTATCCTACCGCCACAATGCCGAAACCAACAGCAGACGTTGGAACCCGGACGCCTAG
- a CDS encoding prenyltransferase/squalene oxidase repeat-containing protein, with protein MNALADLQAAFKFIEQHGSAIEKCRLSVLLGNRLPESDVAIHELVRLQREDGGCAPFWAADTSSVDATCYWLAQCEQLGVAGNEACIQRALEFLSANQRSSGLIEEDDTLVNVAPPWARPGDLEAQLYLTANAGFWLCHFDHDSDRAALACHFLRTKVNGSGFLPTFLHANWLAAGLFFRVGELTAADGLFVYLQRQLATLEPSQLAWLLTTLCVAGVSSQHVLVLDGLRKLSGMQLADGRWASEDGEWQDVHTTLEVIRATLWVTSPSEQSSEQDFVQRRSLGR; from the coding sequence GTGAACGCACTGGCTGACTTGCAGGCGGCGTTCAAATTCATTGAGCAACACGGCAGTGCGATAGAGAAATGCCGATTGAGTGTTCTGTTGGGAAACAGGTTACCTGAGTCAGATGTAGCCATCCATGAACTCGTTCGTTTACAGCGTGAGGATGGCGGTTGTGCCCCTTTTTGGGCGGCGGATACCAGCTCGGTTGACGCGACGTGCTACTGGCTCGCACAATGTGAACAACTTGGAGTTGCCGGTAACGAGGCATGTATTCAGCGAGCACTCGAATTTCTTTCAGCGAATCAACGCTCATCCGGGCTCATTGAAGAGGATGATACGCTGGTTAATGTCGCTCCTCCTTGGGCGCGGCCCGGGGATTTAGAGGCACAACTCTATCTGACAGCAAACGCAGGTTTTTGGCTTTGTCATTTCGATCACGACAGTGATAGAGCCGCACTAGCCTGTCACTTTCTCCGCACGAAAGTAAATGGAAGCGGATTTTTACCGACATTTTTACATGCGAACTGGTTGGCTGCTGGTTTGTTCTTTAGGGTGGGAGAGCTTACTGCCGCTGACGGTCTGTTTGTCTATTTACAACGTCAGCTTGCGACGCTTGAGCCAAGTCAACTAGCATGGTTGTTGACAACCCTTTGCGTCGCTGGCGTATCTTCGCAACACGTCCTTGTTCTAGATGGTCTGCGGAAATTGAGCGGGATGCAGCTCGCGGACGGGCGATGGGCAAGTGAAGACGGTGAGTGGCAAGATGTTCACACAACGCTCGAAGTAATTCGGGCAACTTTGTGGGTTACTTCGCCAAGTGAGCAGTCAAGTGAACAAGATTTTGTTCAAAGAAGGTCGCTTGGGCGCTGA
- a CDS encoding MarR family winged helix-turn-helix transcriptional regulator, with the protein MVVREARELQWTHPFVRRFDASLHVLLNHFGPKALQHAPIGLTPGQLFMLYSIKKEGHAMVSQLARRMEVTSSAITVMLDRLEQRGLVKRMRDVEDRRAVYVELTERGDAAIEEVMEVRHRVIAQTLSELPDQEIESFITILERLAKVSETVDLKSAIASKNQMEEWP; encoded by the coding sequence ATGGTTGTACGGGAGGCGAGAGAACTGCAATGGACACACCCTTTTGTACGGCGGTTTGATGCATCGCTTCACGTGCTGTTGAATCACTTTGGACCTAAGGCATTACAACACGCACCCATCGGGCTGACGCCCGGGCAATTGTTCATGCTCTATAGCATCAAGAAGGAAGGTCACGCCATGGTGTCGCAACTCGCAAGACGCATGGAGGTGACGTCGAGTGCCATCACAGTCATGCTCGACAGACTTGAACAGCGGGGCTTGGTCAAACGAATGCGAGACGTGGAAGACAGGCGTGCAGTATACGTGGAACTGACAGAACGGGGAGACGCGGCGATTGAAGAGGTAATGGAAGTTCGTCACCGCGTCATTGCGCAAACGCTCTCGGAGCTTCCGGACCAAGAGATTGAATCGTTTATTACGATATTGGAACGCCTGGCGAAAGTCTCCGAAACGGTCGACTTAAAGTCAGCGATTGCCAGTAAGAATCAGATGGAGGAATGGCCATGA
- a CDS encoding MDR family MFS transporter has translation MSVSQTQIQVPEKEIAGTKRKLLITGLIIAMLFGALDQTIVGTAMPRIVGELGGLSLMTWLTTAYMLTSTTVVPIAGKLADLLGRKAVYVTGIVVFMIGSVLCGLAQNMTELIWFRGFQGIGGGIMMPMAMIIIGDLFTGKQRGKWQGVFGAIFGLASILGPQLGGWIVDASSWRWVFYINLPVALLAVIFISLGLYGRTAHTKVKFDVGGIITMIVGVVSILLGLTFGGKNYAWTSWQILGLFGLALVALVGFTIIELRVEEPILPVRLFKSRAFTTINGIGFLMSVGMFGSIMFVPLFMQGIIGISPASSGTAMTPMMVTMMLFSIVGGQMVTKIGVRLQMAIGMLVMAASFYLLSTMTVDTSEFTISAYMVILGIGMGLVFPILTIALQESFPKSELGVVTSSSQFFRQIGGTFGMTILGAVLNARSSHLLSSQFAAMQQQQGAANPMLTQMSDMEKHNAQGLYSSLLNPTSLSKLPAVVKGHLVPVLKSSLVTSLHSVFLFGLLFVLLGTLLTLFMGKIQISDRKKMQQPAE, from the coding sequence ATGAGTGTCTCCCAGACACAAATACAGGTGCCAGAGAAAGAAATAGCCGGCACGAAACGCAAACTGCTTATCACAGGGTTAATTATCGCAATGTTGTTTGGTGCACTTGATCAGACCATTGTTGGAACGGCAATGCCTCGTATCGTTGGAGAGCTAGGCGGCCTATCCCTCATGACATGGTTGACGACGGCCTATATGCTGACGTCGACGACGGTTGTTCCAATCGCCGGCAAACTGGCAGACTTGCTCGGTCGGAAAGCTGTATATGTAACGGGTATCGTCGTCTTTATGATTGGCTCTGTGCTCTGTGGACTCGCTCAGAACATGACTGAATTGATTTGGTTTCGAGGTTTTCAAGGTATTGGCGGCGGGATCATGATGCCAATGGCCATGATCATCATCGGTGACCTATTTACCGGTAAACAACGCGGAAAGTGGCAAGGGGTATTTGGTGCCATATTCGGGCTGGCCTCTATCCTCGGTCCCCAACTGGGTGGTTGGATTGTCGATGCATCCAGTTGGCGCTGGGTTTTCTACATTAACTTGCCAGTGGCCTTGTTGGCTGTCATCTTCATTTCCCTAGGGCTGTACGGCCGAACTGCTCATACTAAAGTCAAGTTCGATGTGGGTGGTATCATTACGATGATTGTGGGCGTCGTGAGCATTCTTTTGGGACTTACGTTTGGTGGCAAGAACTACGCGTGGACTTCCTGGCAAATCCTCGGTTTGTTTGGGCTTGCCCTGGTTGCCCTCGTGGGCTTTACAATCATTGAACTTCGGGTTGAGGAGCCAATTTTACCTGTTCGCTTGTTCAAGAGCCGAGCGTTTACGACCATCAATGGCATTGGGTTCTTGATGAGCGTCGGCATGTTCGGATCCATCATGTTTGTTCCGTTGTTTATGCAAGGCATTATTGGCATTAGCCCCGCGTCGTCCGGAACAGCGATGACACCGATGATGGTCACCATGATGCTCTTCAGTATTGTCGGTGGTCAGATGGTGACGAAAATCGGTGTGCGGTTGCAAATGGCCATTGGTATGCTCGTCATGGCTGCCAGTTTCTATTTGTTGTCCACAATGACGGTCGATACGTCAGAATTTACGATTTCTGCATACATGGTTATCTTGGGTATTGGTATGGGCCTTGTGTTTCCCATCCTCACCATCGCCTTGCAAGAGAGCTTTCCCAAAAGTGAACTGGGTGTTGTGACGTCGTCCAGCCAGTTCTTTCGGCAAATTGGCGGCACATTTGGCATGACCATCCTTGGGGCGGTTTTGAACGCACGATCAAGCCATCTCCTGTCCAGTCAGTTCGCCGCGATGCAGCAACAACAAGGTGCGGCGAACCCCATGCTGACGCAAATGAGTGACATGGAAAAGCACAATGCACAGGGATTGTATTCGTCACTCTTGAATCCTACGTCGCTCAGCAAGTTACCGGCTGTCGTGAAGGGTCATCTTGTTCCAGTTTTGAAATCCTCCTTGGTCACATCGCTTCACAGCGTGTTCCTTTTTGGTTTGCTGTTTGTATTACTTGGAACGCTGTTGACGTTATTTATGGGCAAAATCCAAATCTCAGATAGGAAAAAAATGCAGCAGCCAGCAGAGTGA
- a CDS encoding isochorismatase family protein — MHVGARPDIPWEIDVTKTALIVIDMQNDFVREGAIMEVPMAREFLPNMKRIVETCRKRGIPVIYTSHVLYDDYDVSPLEVAYNPKLQRNGMRSGTPGIDIVEELKPLPHEMIIYKHRYDAFYNTNLETVLRNIRGFHGVDTVIITGTVTNVCCESTARSAFMRDFKVVFVSDANGGLDESSHRATLSTIKSVFGRVMPTDELIAEFG; from the coding sequence GTGCATGTGGGAGCTCGACCTGATATCCCGTGGGAGATTGATGTGACGAAAACGGCTTTAATCGTGATCGATATGCAAAATGATTTTGTTCGAGAAGGAGCCATTATGGAAGTTCCCATGGCTCGCGAGTTTCTACCGAATATGAAGCGAATTGTGGAGACCTGCAGGAAGCGAGGAATACCCGTTATTTACACGTCACATGTGCTCTATGACGACTATGATGTTTCTCCATTGGAGGTCGCGTACAACCCCAAACTGCAGCGAAATGGGATGCGCAGTGGGACGCCCGGCATCGACATTGTAGAGGAACTCAAACCATTGCCCCATGAAATGATCATCTATAAACATCGATACGATGCGTTTTACAATACAAATCTCGAGACAGTCTTGCGGAACATCCGAGGATTTCACGGGGTTGATACGGTAATTATCACAGGCACTGTCACCAACGTATGTTGTGAAAGCACGGCTCGGAGTGCGTTTATGCGCGACTTTAAGGTCGTTTTTGTGAGTGATGCCAATGGTGGACTGGATGAATCATCTCATCGTGCAACACTCAGTACGATTAAAAGTGTATTTGGACGTGTAATGCCTACGGATGAATTGATTGCTGAATTTGGGTGA
- a CDS encoding asparaginase, whose translation MDNSILNVYRGDVVENSHRGHIAVVNANGELLYSFGDPFRITHGRSALKPFQVLPVMETGTADHYGFTDADLALCASSHSGEEIHRSRATAMLWRVGIDESHLQCGVSPPIDTKSYEELIRSGQSVTAVCNECSGVHIGMLATATYMKEPLGTYTSETHPVQKRVKKAVADLTDYPENGIQLAIDGCGIPTYCMPLTNIAKGFARLSTPEIVQKEHQESVDRIVNAYLNRPEMVTGEELYSTRVMRVFGRRLLVKEGSQGVYGICDRDTGIGIAIKIEDGRLTELPPVVNEVLRQLKIGIDGEIQQLAKDTNPPLKNTLQQPVGRFKTEFVLEKHKR comes from the coding sequence TTGGACAATTCCATATTAAACGTCTATCGCGGGGACGTTGTGGAGAATTCTCATCGCGGACATATCGCTGTGGTAAACGCGAATGGAGAGCTTCTCTATTCGTTTGGCGATCCGTTTCGGATTACGCACGGCAGATCCGCCCTGAAACCGTTTCAGGTACTGCCTGTCATGGAGACCGGAACAGCGGATCATTACGGTTTCACCGATGCGGATCTAGCTCTTTGCGCAAGTTCGCATTCTGGAGAAGAGATACACCGATCACGAGCCACCGCCATGTTATGGCGAGTCGGGATCGACGAAAGTCATTTACAGTGCGGCGTCAGTCCACCTATTGACACAAAGAGCTATGAGGAGCTCATACGCTCTGGACAATCGGTCACGGCTGTCTGCAACGAATGCTCAGGTGTTCACATTGGCATGCTCGCTACGGCTACATACATGAAGGAACCTCTCGGCACATATACTTCAGAGACTCATCCCGTCCAAAAACGTGTAAAGAAAGCCGTCGCAGACCTCACGGACTACCCGGAAAACGGCATCCAGTTGGCGATCGATGGATGTGGGATTCCCACGTACTGTATGCCACTCACCAACATTGCCAAAGGATTTGCACGATTGTCTACCCCGGAAATCGTTCAGAAGGAACACCAAGAATCGGTAGATCGAATAGTGAATGCGTACTTGAATAGGCCGGAGATGGTCACTGGTGAAGAGTTATACAGTACACGCGTGATGCGGGTTTTTGGCCGTCGTTTACTTGTCAAAGAAGGGTCTCAGGGAGTGTATGGGATTTGTGATCGGGATACGGGCATTGGGATCGCAATCAAGATTGAGGATGGAAGACTGACCGAGTTGCCACCCGTTGTGAATGAGGTGTTGAGGCAACTGAAAATCGGAATAGATGGTGAGATTCAGCAACTTGCGAAGGACACCAACCCGCCGTTGAAAAATACCCTCCAGCAGCCGGTAGGTCGGTTTAAAACGGAATTTGTATTGGAAAAGCACAAGCGGTAA